tttataaaattaatttacgatgatctacatatttattttaaaaaaaatcaatttaacaaaaaaaatagcttaagttcattctttaataatttcagGCTAAAATTTTATGCTAGAACGGTTGGAACAGAAAAACTATTTATGTactaaaagttaaatttttcgggctaaaaaatttggtttttaacTCAACCATTAGAGATGATTTGGGGGATGAAAAGGGCTTTACCCTAAAATTCacttttttgtaaaataaaaaattaacaaaatgtcGCAATCAAAGGTGCTTGGAAATTTTTCTTCGAAGAAATTGGTGACTAATTAACTGGGAAAAATCAAAACCATGCGTACACAAACCGCGTAAAGAGAGGCCCCATCCCATGTGCCCTTTTTTATGCTTTTGCAACTGTTCATCTCTTACTAATCGCTTTTCCGGAAGAGCATTTGGAACTTCGTGCATTTACTCAAATGCAATTCAAGTAAAATTCGGAACTAGTCTTCCCTTCTCTCTCGTTTCATTAGATCCTCCTCAATTCTtaactactctctctctcttgctttGCTTTATTGGATCCTCCTAAATTTTGAACCAGTCCCTCTTTCTACTCTATTCACAATTAATCTCTCTGCACAACTACTTCTGGATCTGAAAACTAGAGGTTATGGatatggtttcttcttcttcttcttcttcttcatccgcTGCTGATACAAAAAAGTAATTGTTTTGGATATTATTTTGAAGGTGGAGAAAATAAACAAGCCCTTGTCCAATTGGTAACTCGTCAGAGGTTGGTCGGTGTTTATTGATACTGTTTGAGGCTCTTACtgtatttttttgtcatttatttttaattaataagtttTGGTGTTATGTTGTGCTGGCATTTAAAttgctaattaatttttgttatgtcTGCTGTTAATTTCTTTGCTAGTGACCTGTCACCGGATGTCACTTTGTTTTGTTTGCATCTTGATCAATTGTCTTCCTTTTGACGTTTGGATTAAACGGTTCTCTTAACAGAGGTTCTGAAAAGCTTCATTACAAAGGATTGAAAGAGAAAGCGCCAATGGAAATAGAAAACAAGGAAGAGAACAGAAGACAAAGGTCTCAAGTTGATTTTTTGCATCCTTTTTGTGTGGTGTTTTTTGGGATGCATAATAATCTGATTTATGTTTATTGACTATACGAAACATAACCAAAACTTCACTTGCAGGAATCGATCAGGAGACGATGATGATACTGATTGTGAGGGGAGCAAAGCAAGGAGACAAGGTTTGCACTTATATCATTTTATGGTTTTCAAATACTGGTAGTTTTGCATGTTGAGATGACGTCGTTCATATTAAGATTGCAAATATATGAGTATCTTTCTTCAAATTATagtttttttaaagaaaatatgtgCCTATTTCGTTCATCTCTCACTCACTGAAACTTTGTGCATGTACTCAAAAGCCAATTCTAAGTAAATTCTCCTTAATTCGGTGCAACGTAATAATATTATTTCTCTTTAATTAACAATAATCTCTCTGCAACTACATCTTTTTGCTGGATCTGAAAACTAGATGTTGTGGATatcgcttcttcttcttcatccacTGCTGATGCTGATGATACCAAAAAGTACGATGTGTTTATTAGTTTCAGAGGTGAGGACACCCGCCGTACCTTTACCAGCCACCTTCACGCTGCCTTACGTGAGAAAAAAATCACAACCTTTATTGATGACAAGCTTGAGAGTGGAGATGAAATCGCACCTGCCCTTCTCAAAGCAATCGAGGAATCAGAGCTTTCGGTGATCATTTTCTCGAAAGACTACGCTTCTTCCACGTGGTGTTTGGATGAGCTTGTGCATATCCTAGCATGCAAGGAAAAACATGGCCAGTTGGTTATACCCATTTTTTACGACACCCTTCCATCGGATGTACGAAAACAACGGGGGAGTTATGAGGTTGCATTTGCTCAACTTGAGCAACGTTTCCAGAACAGTATCGACAAGGTGCACAAGTGGAGGGATGCTTTGACGAATGCAGCAAATATATCTGGGGTTGATTCAGAAAAATTTAGGTAACTAACTAATTCTTTAACttgtataaaattataaattttctttaaactTTTGACGATTTTATTTGTGCTAAGATTTTGTAgggtatatatatttaagacTAACTATTACTTTCCTACGTATATATGTCAGGACGGATGCTGATTTAGTTAAGAAAGTTGTTGAAGATATTTCGACCAAATTGTGTCGCGCATCATCCTGCGATTTAAAGGGCTTTGTTGGAATTGAAAGCCGCATTGAGCAGGTCGAATCGCTATTAGGCATTCATTCATCGGATGCTTGCATCACTGTCGGTATTTGGGGCATGGGTGGTATTGGCAAGACCACCCTTGCTGAAACTATATTTCACAAACTCTCTTCCAAATTCGAAGCTTCTTGTTTTGTTAAGAATGTTAGGGAGAACTCAGAAAAAGCAGATGGACTAGATCACTTGGAAAAAACACTTCTTAAGGAGATATTAAAGGAAGAAGGTCTATCCATACGACCAACTATTGTTCAAAAAAGGCTCAGACGCACAAAGGTCctcattgttcttgatgatgtgagTAGTTCAATGCAAATTGAACGTTTAGCTGGAGATCCTCCTTGGTATGGCACTGGAAGTATAATCATTATCACAACTAGAGATAGGGGCACACTTGGGAAAACTGTTAAAGAGGATAATATCTACAAGGTTGAGGTACTAAAACCGGATGAGGCTCTTCAACTCTTCTGTTCGTGTGCTTTCAAGAATAACAGTACGCGTATAATAGATTGTAAGGAGTTGGCAGAAAAGGCGGTGGCTTATGCCAAAGGCCTTCCTTTAGCTCTTACAGTTCTGGGGTCCTTGTTCTTCAATTGCAAGAGCAAAGAAGAATGGGAAGATGTGTTCAATAAATTGAAACGATTTCCCAGTGAAGATATTCAGGAAGTGTTGAGAATAAGTTATGATAGATtgggagaaaatgagaaggagatatTTCTGGATATAGCATGTTTTCATACAGGGGAGTATCTGGTTGAGGTAAAACAGATGTTAGATGCTCGTGGATTCTTTGCGACAGATGGAATTAGAATTCTCAAAGATATGTCTCTCATATCAATTGATTCAGAACTGGAAACCATACCGGTGGACCTAGAGATGGACGATTTTCCACaagaaatgggaagggaaaCCATAGAGATGCACGATTTGCTACAAGAAATGGGTGGGAAAATTGTTCAAGAACAAGGTAATAAAGATCCCGGTAAACGGAGTAGGTTGTTCAATGATGGGGATGTCTATCGTGTATTGAGCAGTAACATGGTAAGAGCCaaatgtattcaattttttttttcttttttttagaaaataaaaattacaaacttgAGATCAtaacacaacaaagtaaaactAATTTATAATAAAGAAGTGAGATTGttaaaagatgaatttgattgaATATTTATTGTGTTAGGAAGTGTTTGGAATATGAAcaaatgtttgtttatttagaGAAGTAGAGGAGGATACAATTATGTTGGATATTTGACTAGACTAAGACACTTGTACATGATTACCATTGCAAATACTCTTTGTTCCAAATGTGCGTTACATTTTAACAtgttgaaaacatatatattcaCATTTAAACTTTCTTCTTATTCTCAGGAAACTCCGAATGTTGAAGTCATAAAGGTTTATTGGCCTTACATTGAAAAGCGATCATTGAAACATGTAGACTTCAAAACGATGTCTGACATTGAAGAGCGATCATTGAAACATGTAGACTTCAAAACGATGTCTGACATTGAAGAGCGATCATTGAAACATGTAGACTTCAAAAAGATGTCTAACCTAGAAATGCTAATTGTACAATGCGGTTGTCTAGGCGCTTATTCTCTAGTCCATTCCGATTCTCTAGACCTTCCCGATTCTCTTCGTTATCTTGAGTGGTGGCGATATCCATTGGAATCTTTACCGTCAAAATTTTCTCCGGAAAATCTAGTTGAGCTTCATATGCCAAATAGCGGAGTTAAGGAGCTTTGGAAAGAAGCGCaggtatattatattatatgcctattttaattcttgtataaaatcaagtgtagaaattatattaattctttatatttctatttcatttgttGCAGATACGTGTCAACTTACAAGTGATTGATCTCCGGGGCTGTTCAAATCTAACTGAAGTTCCAAATCTCTCTCGGAGTCTAAAAATTGTGAAGATAAATCTCTGGGGCTGTAAGAGTTTGGTTGAAATTCCTTCGTATTTTCAACATCTTGACAAGCTTATTTATCTTAATCTGGGGTACTGCTGGAGTCTCAAGTATCTTCCAAAGATGCCAGGAAGTATTCAATACTTAGATTTAGAATGCACTGGTATAAAGGAGGTGCCTGAATCAGTTTGGTCTAACGAAAATATTTCTTACTTGAATTTAAAGCATTGTGAAGACCTTAAAAAACTTCCAAGCAGCAGGTGTAAGTTGAAAAATCTCGTGAAACTTGATCTCTTTAGGTGCTCTAACGTTGAAACTCTCGCAGAGATTTGGGAGCCAATGGAACATTTGAAGTCCTTAAGTTTAATTGGTACAAAAGTTACAGAGCTACCCTCATCAATCTGTAAGTTGAAATATCTTGAGAGTCTTGATCTCGCCTTTTGCTCTAGATTTTCCAAATTCCCTGAAATCTTGAAGCCAATGGAACAATTGGTGTCTCTTCGTTTGGTATTCACAGCTGTCGAAATGCTTCCTTCGTCAATTGGAAATCTAAATAGGCTTCAAGATTTAGACCTTAGTTGGTGCAAGCAACTTAAGGATGTCCCAACAAGTATCTCCAGTTTAACCAATCTTAAACGTCTCAACTTTTATGGCTGTCGGAGACTTGAAAAATTGCCTTCCACTCTCCCTTTTCGCTCTTTAGAAAAACTAGAACTCAGCCGCAGCGGTATATTGGAAATACCAGCAAGCATCAAACAAGCTTCTCGGTTGTCCATGCTCCACTTACGCGGGTGCGATCAGCTTCAATCTATACCAGAGCTCCCAGTGCTATGTGATGTTGACGCTCAAGGCTGCACGTCGCTGAAGATAGTGTCAAGTTCAAGGACAGCACTCACACAAGGTTGGGATAAACCTAATTATTGTTGCAGAATCTTTACTAATTGCCCAAAATTGGATAATAATTCAAGGAGCAACATAATGGATGAAGCACAGATTGCAATTATGCGAATGGCAACTGTTGCGCCATTAAAGGACTATTGCTTGCCTCATAATCCCTGGCCTCAGATTAAGATTGCATATTCAGGAAAAGAAATTCCAAATTGGTTCAGCTATCAAAATGAGGGATTTTCAGTAGACATCGAGCTTTGTCCAGATTGGTTTCGAACAAGTTTATTTGGTTTCGCTCTCTCTGTTGTTGTTTTTTCTCGGGTTAATGTGTTGTGTAAATTCTGGAGTGTAAGAGCTAATTTCATTGTCAAATTCATGGGTGAAAGCCATGAACTGTTCAGTTCTAAGCACATTGTCCCAGGCAATAGCTACGACGGCCAACATCACGTGCATGTGTGGAATGAGGCCTTTAGAAGTGAAAAGGTAGGAAAAAACTGCTCCCCTGATGTTTACAAACTTGCCAAAGAGGCCTCTGTTGTCTTCTACCTGGGAGCTGAAGATTTTGAATTTCATAGTTCTGTTTCCAAaatgaaggtggaaagctgTGGTATATGCCCATTGTATGCGGAAGATGCtgagaaattcaaatttggtcATGTGTTCAAGTCGAGGGGACCAAaagtagaagaagaaacaaGACAAGATGATGATTCCAAAGGTGGTGGATCAAGTGATGAGTCTGAAGCAAATGACAGTGATTAGGAAAAACTTTTTAAGGCAAATTTGTACTTTGATAGCTCACTTGTCTGACCAAGAAATAACACAACAACTAGGCAAGGGCTTTATTATTTTGGTATTGTTTATGCTTTATACATTATAAACCGCTAGTTATGGAAGTGTATAATAGCCTATTTGTTATCTTTAAAACTTGATTTACCTTTTTATCATAACCATAGACATTTATTAACACTCCATGCCAGGGCAAAGTAAAAATCTCACAACCAAGTGCGATAGTTTGAACATTCAACATGACAAAAATATGCGATTGTTCAATGGTTGAACTGCAATGAGCCAACAATATGAACGGCCCGATTGGACTAACACTGGCAAAGCTCAGTGTTCTTGTTTGCACCAAACAAAGATCAGCGAAACAAATTTTATTAGAGAGGGTAAAAAATTACAGAGTATTAAGGCTGAAAAAAGAAAGGCACAGCCCCAGTTTAATTATACAATCATCAAATTTGTAACAACGATAAACTATAGGGCTCTTTGCTTCAATAGGACTAGGAACTTTCCAAAATTAAGGAGAAAAATTATACGTCGCGCTACAAgctaaaggaagaaaagaatgaagaaaaagtGAGATGCATACACAAGGAAATGAAATACAAAAGATACACTACAAGTTCG
This genomic stretch from Pyrus communis chromosome 2, drPyrComm1.1, whole genome shotgun sequence harbors:
- the LOC137725706 gene encoding TMV resistance protein N-like, translated to MFIDYTKHNQNFTCRNRSGDDDDTDCEGSKARRQDVVDIASSSSSTADADDTKKYDVFISFRGEDTRRTFTSHLHAALREKKITTFIDDKLESGDEIAPALLKAIEESELSVIIFSKDYASSTWCLDELVHILACKEKHGQLVIPIFYDTLPSDVRKQRGSYEVAFAQLEQRFQNSIDKVHKWRDALTNAANISGVDSEKFRTDADLVKKVVEDISTKLCRASSCDLKGFVGIESRIEQVESLLGIHSSDACITVGIWGMGGIGKTTLAETIFHKLSSKFEASCFVKNVRENSEKADGLDHLEKTLLKEILKEEGLSIRPTIVQKRLRRTKVLIVLDDVSSSMQIERLAGDPPWYGTGSIIIITTRDRGTLGKTVKEDNIYKVEVLKPDEALQLFCSCAFKNNSTRIIDCKELAEKAVAYAKGLPLALTVLGSLFFNCKSKEEWEDVFNKLKRFPSEDIQEVLRISYDRLGENEKEIFLDIACFHTGEYLVEVKQMLDARGFFATDGIRILKDMSLISIDSELETIPVDLEMDDFPQEMGRETIEMHDLLQEMGGKIVQEQGNKDPGKRSRLFNDGDVYRVLSSNMETPNVEVIKVYWPYIEKRSLKHVDFKTMSDIEERSLKHVDFKTMSDIEERSLKHVDFKKMSNLEMLIVQCGCLGAYSLVHSDSLDLPDSLRYLEWWRYPLESLPSKFSPENLVELHMPNSGVKELWKEAQIRVNLQVIDLRGCSNLTEVPNLSRSLKIVKINLWGCKSLVEIPSYFQHLDKLIYLNLGYCWSLKYLPKMPGSIQYLDLECTGIKEVPESVWSNENISYLNLKHCEDLKKLPSSRCKLKNLVKLDLFRCSNVETLAEIWEPMEHLKSLSLIGTKVTELPSSICKLKYLESLDLAFCSRFSKFPEILKPMEQLVSLRLVFTAVEMLPSSIGNLNRLQDLDLSWCKQLKDVPTSISSLTNLKRLNFYGCRRLEKLPSTLPFRSLEKLELSRSGILEIPASIKQASRLSMLHLRGCDQLQSIPELPVLCDVDAQGCTSLKIVSSSRTALTQGWDKPNYCCRIFTNCPKLDNNSRSNIMDEAQIAIMRMATVAPLKDYCLPHNPWPQIKIAYSGKEIPNWFSYQNEGFSVDIELCPDWFRTSLFGFALSVVVFSRVNVLCKFWSVRANFIVKFMGESHELFSSKHIVPGNSYDGQHHVHVWNEAFRSEKVGKNCSPDVYKLAKEASVVFYLGAEDFEFHSSVSKMKVESCGICPLYAEDAEKFKFGHVFKSRGPKVEEETRQDDDSKGGGSSDESEANDSD